In one window of Kitasatospora sp. MMS16-BH015 DNA:
- a CDS encoding tRNA-dependent cyclodipeptide synthase — MSDLLLSTTALDVTAPRPDRLAFEALPYSGDCRRIWQRGDHLLIGVSPGNSYFSHQRIAELLLWAGELFESIDIVYADLQVEAQYVAAGYGPEHARRRAAKEIKTTHRRIQRGVEAAGLPGVGVHGLSAFTGDPAYQRLHRSVLTALEADREFREATEGMARAFLAARLGAEVTPAELAAGVAYIAAELPFFLDTPSLLGKPSSVACYHVQLPLTPVLFGREEGLRAAPGQAYAVIRPKAHRPQPVAA; from the coding sequence ATGAGTGACCTGCTCCTGAGCACCACCGCCCTCGACGTCACCGCCCCTCGCCCCGACCGCCTCGCCTTCGAGGCGCTGCCCTACTCCGGCGACTGCCGGCGGATCTGGCAGCGTGGTGACCACCTCCTGATCGGCGTCAGCCCCGGCAACAGCTACTTCAGCCACCAGCGCATAGCCGAACTTCTCCTCTGGGCAGGCGAGTTGTTCGAGTCCATCGACATCGTCTACGCCGATCTCCAGGTGGAGGCCCAGTACGTCGCCGCCGGCTACGGCCCCGAGCACGCCCGGCGGCGGGCCGCCAAGGAGATCAAGACCACCCACCGCCGGATCCAGCGCGGGGTCGAGGCGGCCGGGCTGCCCGGGGTGGGGGTGCACGGGCTCTCCGCCTTCACCGGCGACCCGGCCTACCAGCGGCTGCACCGCAGCGTGCTGACCGCGCTGGAGGCCGACCGGGAGTTCCGCGAGGCCACCGAGGGGATGGCCCGGGCCTTCCTGGCCGCCCGGCTCGGCGCCGAGGTGACCCCGGCCGAACTCGCCGCCGGGGTCGCCTACATCGCCGCCGAGCTGCCGTTCTTCCTGGACACTCCGAGCCTGCTCGGCAAGCCCAGCTCCGTGGCCTGCTACCACGTCCAACTCCCGCTCACTCCCGTCCTGTTCGGACGGGAAGAGGGCCTGCGGGCCGCCCCCGGCCAGGCGTACGCCGTGATCCGGCCGAAGGCGCACCGGCCCCAGCCCGTAGCGGCCTGA
- a CDS encoding type III PLP-dependent enzyme encodes MSAPATPAVRALLDTLGSEQLPSYVYDLADLREHVGAVRAALPERVELYYAAKANPEAPILAALSGLVDGYEVSSGGELAHVRATVPQAPLAFGGPGKTPAEIAAALALGVRRWHVESEQELRLLAQLATEPVDVLLRANLPVGSGQLSSVALAMGGRPTPFGLDPEQVEGCVRLLAGPGFERLRLRGVHAHLASGLDAAEQLALARRIVGWSAALAERHGFELAEVNVGGGMAVDYADPTARFDWKAFGAGLAELLAAHPGLTLRIEPGRALTAYCGWYATEVLDVKRSHGEDFAVVRGGTHHLRTPATRGHSQPFTVTPVESWPHPWPRPAVGTGRVTLSGQLCTPKDVLAQDAPVTALRAGDRVLFAMAGAYAWNISHHEFLMHPRPDFHFLG; translated from the coding sequence ATGAGCGCCCCCGCCACCCCCGCTGTCCGCGCCCTGCTCGACACCCTTGGCTCCGAGCAACTCCCCAGCTACGTCTACGACTTGGCCGATCTGCGGGAGCACGTCGGCGCCGTCCGGGCCGCGCTGCCCGAGCGAGTGGAGCTGTACTACGCGGCCAAGGCCAACCCCGAGGCGCCGATCCTGGCCGCGCTCAGTGGGCTGGTGGACGGCTACGAGGTCTCCTCCGGCGGCGAGTTGGCGCATGTCCGGGCCACCGTGCCGCAGGCGCCGCTGGCCTTCGGCGGGCCGGGCAAGACCCCGGCCGAGATCGCCGCCGCGCTCGCCCTCGGGGTGCGCCGCTGGCACGTGGAGAGCGAGCAGGAGCTGCGGCTGCTGGCCCAGCTGGCCACCGAGCCGGTGGACGTGCTGCTGCGGGCCAACCTGCCGGTCGGCTCCGGCCAGCTCAGCTCGGTGGCGCTGGCCATGGGCGGCCGGCCCACCCCGTTCGGGCTCGACCCGGAGCAGGTGGAGGGGTGCGTCCGGCTGCTCGCCGGGCCAGGCTTCGAGCGGCTGCGGCTGCGCGGGGTGCACGCCCACCTGGCCAGCGGCCTGGACGCGGCCGAGCAGCTGGCCCTGGCCAGGCGGATCGTCGGCTGGTCGGCGGCGCTCGCCGAGCGGCACGGCTTCGAGCTCGCCGAGGTCAACGTCGGCGGCGGCATGGCGGTGGACTACGCCGACCCCACCGCCCGGTTCGACTGGAAGGCGTTCGGCGCGGGCCTGGCCGAGCTGCTGGCCGCCCACCCCGGACTGACCCTGCGGATCGAGCCGGGCCGGGCGCTCACCGCGTACTGCGGCTGGTACGCGACCGAGGTGCTGGACGTGAAGCGCAGCCACGGCGAGGACTTCGCCGTGGTGCGCGGCGGCACCCACCACCTGCGCACCCCCGCCACCCGGGGCCACTCCCAGCCCTTCACCGTCACCCCGGTCGAGAGCTGGCCGCACCCCTGGCCCCGGCCGGCCGTCGGCACCGGCCGGGTCACCCTCTCGGGTCAGCTCTGCACCCCGAAGGACGTCCTGGCCCAGGACGCCCCGGTGACCGCCCTCCGAGCGGGTGACCGGGTGCTGTTCGCGATGGCCGGGGCGTACGCCTGGAACATCTCGCACCACGAATTCCTGATGCATCCGCGCCCGGACTTCCACTTCTTGGGGTGA
- a CDS encoding pyridoxal-dependent decarboxylase, translating to MSRRSTGGLGAGTALSGGVGGAAALEPLVEQVLAGLAAGAARRGGPVPAADPAELAEVAAAVFGHRADLRADRGDHRTDHQADLRADHRVGYEAVDQAAGGEPDALLRLTEFLAYGSADPAEPACAAHLHCPPLAVAVAADLAVNALNPSLDSWDQAPVATTLETTLVGELAALVGFPAEQAAGVLTSGGTESNLMGLMLARDQILPTDVELDGLPSGLRPVIVASEAAHFSVQRAAALLGLGERAVRPVPVDRELRMDPAALAEVLAETTEEGGTPIAVVATAGTTDTGAVDPLHRAADLAAEYGTWLHVDAAYGGGALLSPKLAPLLAGIDRADSVSLDFHKLGWQPTAAGVFLVRRAASYASLTRRAVYLNPEDDELAGYPSLLGRSLRTTRRADAFKLAVTLRTLGHSGLGELVDTCHGLALAAAEAVAAEPALELHCPPILTTVVFRYRPMGGDPAEADRCNAELRRVLLRTGQAVVGRTELPGRGPGRVRLKLTLLNPHTSPAALAGLLAAVVAAGRAVEA from the coding sequence GTGAGCAGGCGTTCGACGGGAGGTCTCGGGGCGGGGACGGCGCTCTCGGGCGGGGTCGGTGGGGCGGCCGCGCTCGAGCCGCTGGTCGAGCAGGTGCTGGCCGGGCTGGCGGCCGGGGCGGCGCGCCGCGGCGGGCCGGTGCCGGCCGCCGACCCGGCGGAGCTCGCCGAGGTGGCGGCGGCGGTGTTCGGCCACCGGGCCGACCTCCGGGCTGACCGGGGCGACCACCGGACTGATCACCAGGCCGACCTCCGGGCTGACCACCGGGTCGGCTACGAGGCTGTCGACCAGGCCGCCGGCGGTGAGCCGGACGCGTTACTGCGGCTGACCGAGTTCCTGGCCTACGGGAGCGCCGATCCGGCGGAGCCGGCCTGTGCGGCGCACCTGCACTGCCCGCCGCTGGCGGTCGCGGTGGCGGCGGATCTGGCGGTGAACGCGCTCAACCCCTCGCTCGACTCCTGGGACCAGGCGCCGGTGGCCACCACGCTGGAGACCACGCTGGTGGGGGAGTTGGCCGCGCTGGTCGGGTTCCCGGCGGAGCAGGCGGCCGGGGTGCTGACCTCCGGGGGCACGGAGTCGAACCTGATGGGGCTGATGCTGGCCCGGGACCAGATCCTGCCCACCGACGTGGAGTTGGACGGGCTGCCGAGCGGGCTGCGGCCGGTGATCGTGGCCTCGGAGGCGGCCCACTTCTCGGTGCAGCGGGCCGCTGCGCTGCTCGGGCTCGGCGAGCGAGCGGTGCGGCCGGTGCCGGTGGACCGGGAGCTGCGGATGGACCCGGCGGCGCTGGCGGAGGTCCTGGCCGAGACCACGGAGGAGGGCGGCACGCCGATCGCGGTGGTGGCCACGGCCGGGACGACCGACACCGGGGCCGTCGACCCGCTGCACCGGGCCGCCGATCTGGCCGCCGAGTACGGGACCTGGCTGCACGTGGACGCGGCGTACGGCGGCGGGGCGCTGCTCTCGCCCAAGCTCGCCCCGCTGCTGGCCGGGATCGACCGGGCCGACTCGGTCTCGCTGGACTTCCACAAGCTGGGCTGGCAGCCCACCGCCGCCGGGGTGTTCCTGGTGCGGCGGGCCGCCTCGTACGCCTCGCTGACCCGCCGCGCGGTCTACCTCAACCCCGAGGACGACGAACTCGCCGGCTACCCGAGCCTGCTCGGCCGCTCGCTGCGCACTACCCGCCGGGCCGACGCCTTCAAACTCGCCGTCACCCTGCGGACCTTGGGCCACTCCGGCCTCGGCGAGCTGGTGGACACCTGCCACGGCCTGGCCCTGGCCGCCGCCGAGGCGGTGGCCGCCGAGCCCGCGCTGGAGCTGCACTGCCCGCCGATCCTCACCACCGTGGTGTTCCGCTACCGGCCCATGGGCGGCGACCCGGCCGAGGCCGACCGGTGCAACGCCGAACTGCGCCGGGTGCTGCTGCGCACCGGCCAGGCGGTGGTCGGCCGCACCGAGCTGCCCGGCCGGGGGCCGGGCCGGGTGCGGCTGAAGCTCACCCTGCTCAATCCGCACACCTCGCCCGCCGCCCTCGCCGGGCTGCTCGCGGCGGTGGTGGCGGCCGGCCGCGCGGTCGAGGCCTGA
- a CDS encoding cytochrome P450 has protein sequence MTQAEFTFPLDRRGDVLPAEAELLRSKHPVAKVTTLTGDQAWLVSSYALAKQVLEDERFSLKDTANPGVPRQYALTIPPEVVNNMGNINSAGLREAVMKTLSPRADKELGGWLEAEAHRLLDVLVRQGPPADLRDGFTEPYSAALHCRLLGIPTDDWRRLMSGIDLAFITSPAVFEGSTPNWYRDLGYMMRQLNADPEPTEGLLGRFAALRRSPEAADRVSDELLATVALSLFGAGAVSTSSFLLHAIIHLAQRPELAERLRREPAVIGRAVDELLRYNLSIGDALPRLAMADVQVGEVLVRAGELVLVLIEGANYDPEVFPEPETIDFDRASNPHLAFGAGRHFCPASALGRTHAEIALAALVERLPELRLALPVEQLAWRPGFIKRLPERLPVLW, from the coding sequence ATGACCCAGGCCGAATTCACCTTCCCGCTGGACCGACGCGGCGACGTGCTGCCGGCGGAGGCCGAACTGCTCCGCAGCAAGCACCCGGTGGCCAAGGTGACCACCCTGACCGGCGACCAAGCCTGGCTGGTCAGCAGCTACGCACTGGCCAAGCAGGTGCTGGAGGACGAGCGGTTCAGCCTCAAGGACACCGCCAACCCCGGCGTGCCGCGCCAGTACGCGCTGACCATCCCGCCCGAGGTGGTCAACAACATGGGCAACATCAACAGCGCCGGGCTGCGCGAGGCGGTGATGAAGACCCTCTCGCCGCGCGCCGACAAGGAGTTGGGCGGCTGGCTGGAGGCCGAGGCGCACCGACTGCTGGACGTGCTGGTGCGGCAGGGCCCGCCGGCCGACCTGCGGGACGGGTTCACCGAGCCGTACTCCGCCGCGCTGCACTGCCGGCTGCTCGGCATCCCCACCGACGACTGGCGCCGGCTGATGTCCGGCATCGACCTGGCCTTCATCACCAGCCCGGCCGTGTTCGAGGGCTCGACGCCCAACTGGTACCGCGATCTCGGCTACATGATGCGGCAGTTGAACGCCGACCCGGAGCCCACCGAGGGGCTGCTCGGGCGGTTCGCCGCGCTGCGCCGCTCGCCGGAGGCGGCCGACCGGGTGAGCGACGAGCTGCTCGCCACCGTGGCCCTGTCGCTGTTCGGCGCGGGCGCCGTCTCCACCTCCTCCTTCCTGCTGCACGCGATCATCCACCTGGCCCAGCGGCCCGAGCTGGCCGAGCGGCTGCGCCGGGAGCCCGCCGTGATCGGGCGCGCGGTGGACGAGCTGCTGCGCTACAACCTCTCGATCGGTGACGCGCTGCCCCGGCTGGCGATGGCCGACGTGCAGGTGGGGGAGGTGCTGGTGCGGGCGGGCGAGCTGGTGCTGGTGCTGATCGAGGGGGCCAACTACGACCCCGAGGTCTTCCCCGAGCCGGAGACGATCGACTTCGACCGGGCGAGCAACCCGCACCTGGCCTTCGGCGCGGGGCGCCACTTCTGCCCGGCCTCGGCGCTGGGCCGCACCCACGCCGAGATCGCCCTGGCCGCCCTGGTCGAGCGGCTGCCCGAGCTGCGGCTGGCCCTGCCGGTGGAGCAGCTGGCCTGGCGCCCCGGCTTCATCAAGCGCCTGCCGGAGCGGCTGCCCGTGCTCTGGTGA
- a CDS encoding MFS transporter produces MLSAPAARPAEPTEPGAAAAPAAPPAPAGLGRRQVHAVAACYFVASFAALGLPPYLTAILPKLGDPSGSWAGVLYIVPTVFSALGAPLWGHLADRFGRKRLLLRAQLGLAVSFLLAGAADSLRAFTVALVLQGFLGGTFAATNGYLAAALEGPQLSKALTLMQGSARAALVAAPILVGALSPWISPHRQYLVMAVLPLAAALLLARLPEPARPADSGAATAAPRQPGPLRLLYTLEFAFVFSTIVSYPYLIALVEQRLPGVSGTLSGLLFALPHLCYLAFAGRVHTLFLHRPTAGMAFGFALVTAGLAGHWYAHSLPAFVLARLVLGAGMTLGLVCLSVLAATAAAGRPPGRMFGTLELVSKGGAVAAGVVAALVNSGYGPTAPVLAGAATALAALALTLLPRPARLTRRSA; encoded by the coding sequence GTGCTGAGCGCCCCGGCGGCGCGGCCCGCCGAGCCCACCGAACCCGGTGCGGCCGCCGCACCCGCCGCGCCGCCCGCCCCGGCCGGGCTCGGCCGCCGCCAGGTGCACGCCGTGGCCGCCTGCTACTTCGTCGCCTCCTTCGCCGCCCTCGGCCTGCCGCCCTACCTGACCGCGATCCTCCCCAAGCTCGGTGACCCGAGCGGCAGCTGGGCCGGGGTGCTGTACATCGTGCCGACCGTCTTCAGCGCGCTCGGCGCCCCGCTCTGGGGCCATCTGGCCGACCGGTTCGGCCGCAAACGGCTGCTGCTGCGGGCCCAACTCGGGCTCGCCGTCTCCTTCCTGCTCGCCGGGGCGGCCGACAGCCTGCGCGCCTTCACGGTGGCCCTGGTGCTCCAGGGCTTCCTCGGCGGCACCTTCGCCGCCACCAACGGCTACCTGGCCGCCGCCCTGGAGGGCCCGCAGCTCTCCAAGGCGCTCACCCTGATGCAGGGCAGCGCCCGGGCCGCGCTGGTGGCCGCACCGATCCTGGTCGGCGCGCTCTCGCCGTGGATCTCCCCGCACCGGCAGTACCTGGTGATGGCGGTGCTGCCGCTGGCCGCCGCCCTGCTGCTGGCCCGGCTGCCCGAGCCGGCCCGCCCGGCCGACTCCGGTGCCGCCACCGCCGCGCCCCGGCAGCCCGGACCGCTCCGGCTGCTGTACACCCTGGAGTTCGCCTTCGTCTTCTCGACGATCGTCTCCTACCCGTACCTGATCGCCCTGGTCGAACAGCGGCTGCCCGGGGTCTCCGGCACCCTCTCCGGCCTGCTCTTCGCGCTGCCGCACCTGTGCTACCTGGCCTTCGCCGGGCGGGTGCACACCCTCTTCCTGCACCGTCCGACGGCCGGCATGGCCTTCGGCTTCGCCCTGGTCACCGCGGGCCTGGCCGGCCACTGGTACGCCCACTCGCTGCCCGCCTTCGTGCTGGCCCGGCTGGTGCTCGGCGCCGGGATGACCCTCGGCCTGGTCTGCCTCTCGGTGCTCGCGGCCACCGCCGCCGCCGGACGCCCGCCCGGCCGGATGTTCGGCACCCTCGAACTCGTCTCCAAGGGCGGCGCCGTGGCCGCCGGAGTGGTCGCCGCGCTGGTCAACAGCGGCTACGGCCCGACCGCTCCCGTGCTGGCCGGTGCCGCCACCGCGCTCGCCGCCCTCGCCCTCACCCTCCTCCCCCGGCCTGCCCGCCTCACCCGACGGAGCGCCTGA
- a CDS encoding inositol monophosphatase, with product MLMEKVAQILREASAEAVEPRFRALAAGEVLEKAPGEVVTVADREAEAIISRRLRELLPVPVVGEEAVSADPELARALLTEEAAWLVDPVDGTTNFVAGLADYAVMASLVRAGRTVASWIWQPAHGVAYAAELGSGAWRDGHRLTRPAAGDQPEKWRGILKSRYLDPATHHRFQTNARSFGDICGGRSAAGIEYPLIATDELDFIFYWRTLPWDHSPGTLLVTEAGGVCARLDGEPYQPEPPGGTDGLLVAADQATWEHVRAVLAR from the coding sequence ATGCTGATGGAGAAGGTCGCGCAGATCCTGCGCGAGGCGTCGGCGGAGGCGGTGGAGCCGCGGTTCCGCGCCCTGGCGGCGGGGGAGGTGCTGGAGAAGGCGCCCGGTGAGGTGGTGACCGTCGCCGACCGGGAGGCCGAAGCGATCATCTCCCGGCGGCTGCGCGAGCTGCTGCCGGTGCCGGTGGTCGGCGAGGAAGCCGTGTCGGCCGATCCGGAGCTGGCCCGGGCGCTGCTGACCGAGGAGGCCGCCTGGCTGGTCGACCCGGTGGACGGCACCACGAACTTCGTCGCCGGCCTGGCGGACTACGCCGTGATGGCCTCCCTGGTCCGCGCCGGCCGCACCGTGGCCAGCTGGATCTGGCAGCCCGCGCACGGCGTCGCCTACGCGGCGGAGCTCGGCTCCGGCGCCTGGCGGGACGGCCACCGGCTCACCCGCCCGGCGGCGGGCGACCAGCCCGAGAAGTGGCGCGGCATCCTGAAGAGCCGCTACCTCGACCCGGCCACCCACCACCGGTTCCAGACCAACGCCCGCAGCTTCGGCGACATCTGCGGCGGTCGCAGCGCCGCCGGCATCGAGTACCCGCTGATCGCCACGGACGAGCTGGACTTCATCTTCTACTGGCGCACCCTGCCCTGGGACCACTCCCCCGGCACCCTGCTGGTCACCGAGGCCGGCGGGGTCTGCGCCCGATTGGACGGCGAGCCGTACCAGCCGGAGCCCCCGGGCGGCACGGACGGCCTGCTGGTGGCCGCCGACCAGGCCACCTGGGAGCACGTCCGCGCCGTCCTGGCCCGCTGA
- a CDS encoding IucA/IucC family siderophore biosynthesis protein translates to MPTTATANRTATALHGAPELPGADEAVAHTLLNCLLREVSAPEHQTAVADGRLRLRLPRRGVELRVRLRRTSLSGAHRFTGPVQEQTAQGPRELSWRELAEHVQAELTLRSGVSNEEFLPQLTSSHAGITAALADRPAPGPDRYLESEQALLYGHRFHPAPKSRSAERGSWSAYAPEARASFRLRHLAVRSELIAERATDPAALALLDGLATVPAGYRLLPAHPWQYELIGDHPLLLAAIERGDVLDLGEAGEPFTPTASVRTLAGAGAFLKFSLNVRITNCLRKNAAYELTGAVELDRVLAGPLADLEQRFPDAAMLREPAFRTLALPGPDGRVDQALFEGFGLIVREGLAGRLRPGVTPLLAAAVADEYPTSSAHLSVLLADAGPEQAGEWWAAYLKLVVPPVLAAYFDHGVVLEPHLQNVVLGVDAEGRPAQVLFRDLEGTKLLPEQNAATLAALPPEVAAPMSYDAQRGWDRVVYCLLVNHLSELVSALSDRHPELEPEFWAAVRAVLEEYAQQHGCPPRLSALLAGVPLPAKANLMTRWERKADREAGYVPLPSPLAAEVLAQAALGGGR, encoded by the coding sequence ATGCCCACCACCGCCACCGCGAACCGCACCGCCACCGCTCTCCATGGCGCCCCCGAACTCCCCGGCGCCGACGAGGCCGTGGCCCACACCCTGCTCAACTGCCTGCTCCGCGAGGTCTCCGCCCCCGAGCACCAGACCGCCGTCGCCGACGGCCGGCTCCGCCTGCGGCTGCCCCGCCGCGGCGTCGAGCTGCGCGTCCGGCTGCGCCGCACCTCGCTCTCCGGCGCCCACCGCTTCACCGGCCCGGTGCAGGAGCAGACCGCCCAGGGCCCGCGCGAGCTCAGCTGGCGCGAGCTGGCCGAGCACGTCCAGGCCGAGCTGACCCTGCGCAGCGGCGTCAGCAACGAGGAGTTCCTCCCCCAACTCACCTCCAGCCACGCCGGGATCACCGCCGCCCTGGCCGACCGCCCGGCCCCCGGACCGGACCGGTACCTGGAGTCGGAGCAGGCCCTGCTCTACGGCCACCGCTTCCACCCGGCCCCCAAGTCCCGCTCCGCCGAGCGCGGTTCCTGGTCGGCGTACGCGCCGGAGGCCCGCGCCTCGTTCCGGCTGCGCCACCTGGCGGTGCGCAGCGAGCTGATCGCCGAGCGGGCCACCGACCCGGCCGCGCTGGCCCTGCTGGACGGTCTGGCCACCGTGCCGGCGGGCTACCGGCTGCTGCCCGCCCACCCCTGGCAGTACGAGCTGATCGGCGACCACCCGCTGCTGCTGGCCGCGATCGAGCGCGGTGACGTGCTCGACCTGGGCGAGGCCGGCGAGCCGTTCACCCCGACCGCCTCGGTGCGCACCCTGGCCGGTGCGGGCGCCTTCCTCAAGTTCAGCCTGAACGTGCGGATCACCAACTGTCTGCGCAAGAACGCCGCGTACGAGCTGACCGGCGCGGTGGAACTGGACCGGGTGCTGGCCGGGCCGCTGGCCGACCTGGAGCAGCGCTTCCCCGACGCGGCGATGCTGCGCGAGCCGGCCTTCCGCACCCTGGCCCTGCCGGGCCCGGACGGGCGGGTGGACCAGGCGCTGTTCGAGGGCTTCGGCCTGATCGTCCGCGAGGGCCTGGCCGGGCGGCTTCGCCCGGGCGTCACCCCGCTGCTGGCGGCGGCCGTGGCCGACGAGTACCCGACCAGCTCGGCGCACCTGTCGGTGCTGCTCGCCGACGCCGGCCCCGAGCAGGCGGGCGAGTGGTGGGCGGCGTACCTGAAGCTGGTGGTGCCGCCGGTGCTGGCGGCCTACTTCGACCACGGCGTGGTGCTGGAGCCGCACCTGCAGAACGTGGTGCTGGGGGTGGACGCCGAGGGCCGCCCGGCCCAGGTGCTCTTCCGCGACCTGGAGGGCACCAAGCTGCTGCCGGAGCAGAACGCGGCCACCCTGGCCGCGCTGCCGCCGGAGGTGGCCGCCCCGATGAGCTACGACGCGCAGCGCGGCTGGGACCGGGTGGTCTACTGCCTGCTGGTCAACCACCTCTCCGAGCTGGTCTCCGCGCTGAGCGACCGGCACCCGGAGCTGGAGCCGGAGTTCTGGGCGGCCGTGCGGGCCGTGCTGGAGGAGTACGCGCAGCAGCACGGCTGCCCGCCACGGCTGAGCGCGCTGCTGGCCGGGGTGCCGCTGCCCGCGAAGGCCAATCTGATGACCCGCTGGGAGCGCAAGGCCGACCGGGAGGCCGGGTACGTCCCGCTGCCCTCGCCGCTCGCCGCCGAGGTGCTGGCCCAGGCCGCGCTGGGCGGTGGCCGATGA
- a CDS encoding diaminobutyrate--2-oxoglutarate transaminase family protein encodes MTLTAEPAAEPVNAAEATPGGAILRRQRVRESAARTYARSFPIVPVRAHGMTVEGADGRRYLDCLSGAGTLALGHNHPEVLAAIRRTLDSGAPLHLLDLATAEKDDFTSALFASLPAEFATGAKVHFCGPAGTDAVEAALKLMQTATGRRGALAFTGAYHGMTAGALAVTANVAVKAPLPSGGETTRLPYPYAYRCPFGVGGERGTELAATYVQRLLDDPSGGVLPPAAMILEAVQGEGGVVPAPDGWLREMRRITAERGIPLIVDEVQTGVGRTGAMWAVEHSGVVPDAMVLSKAIGGSLPLAVVVYREEYDGWLPGAHTGTFRGNTLAMAAGAATLRYVAAHGLAERAARLGERITARLREAQHRLPVIGEVRGRGLMLGIELVDPTGEPDSCGAHPVDPALAVRVRAACLSRGLIVELGGRHDAVLRLLPPLTITDEQVEAVLDRLTDAIEAASAGEGAR; translated from the coding sequence GTGACCCTCACTGCCGAGCCTGCCGCCGAGCCGGTCAACGCCGCCGAAGCCACCCCGGGCGGGGCCATCCTGCGCCGCCAGCGCGTCCGCGAGTCCGCCGCGCGGACGTACGCGCGGTCCTTCCCGATCGTGCCGGTGCGGGCCCACGGCATGACGGTGGAGGGCGCCGACGGCCGGCGGTACCTGGACTGCCTCTCCGGCGCCGGCACGCTGGCCCTCGGCCACAACCACCCCGAGGTGCTCGCCGCCATCCGGCGCACCCTGGACAGCGGCGCCCCGCTGCACCTGCTCGACCTCGCCACCGCCGAGAAGGACGACTTCACCAGCGCCCTCTTCGCCTCCCTGCCAGCGGAGTTCGCCACCGGCGCCAAGGTGCACTTCTGCGGCCCGGCCGGCACCGACGCGGTCGAGGCCGCGCTCAAGCTGATGCAGACCGCCACCGGCCGCCGGGGCGCGCTCGCCTTCACCGGGGCCTACCACGGCATGACCGCCGGAGCCCTCGCCGTCACCGCCAACGTGGCCGTCAAGGCCCCCCTGCCCAGCGGTGGCGAGACCACCCGGCTGCCCTACCCCTACGCCTACCGCTGCCCGTTCGGGGTCGGCGGCGAGCGCGGCACCGAGCTGGCCGCGACCTACGTGCAGCGGCTGCTCGACGACCCTTCCGGCGGGGTGCTGCCGCCCGCCGCGATGATCCTGGAGGCGGTGCAGGGCGAGGGTGGGGTGGTGCCCGCGCCGGACGGCTGGCTGCGGGAGATGCGGCGGATCACGGCCGAGCGGGGGATCCCGCTGATCGTGGACGAGGTGCAGACCGGCGTGGGCCGGACCGGGGCGATGTGGGCCGTCGAGCACAGCGGGGTGGTGCCCGACGCGATGGTGCTCTCCAAGGCGATCGGCGGCAGCCTGCCGCTGGCCGTGGTGGTCTACCGCGAGGAGTACGACGGCTGGCTGCCCGGCGCGCACACCGGCACCTTCCGGGGCAACACCCTGGCGATGGCGGCCGGCGCCGCCACCCTGCGGTACGTGGCCGCCCACGGCCTGGCCGAGCGGGCCGCCCGGCTCGGCGAGCGGATCACCGCCCGGCTCCGGGAGGCGCAGCACCGCCTCCCGGTGATCGGCGAGGTCCGCGGCCGGGGCCTGATGCTCGGCATCGAGCTGGTCGACCCGACCGGCGAGCCCGACAGCTGCGGTGCCCACCCGGTCGACCCGGCCCTGGCCGTCCGGGTCCGCGCGGCCTGCCTGAGCCGCGGCCTGATCGTGGAGCTCGGCGGGCGGCACGACGCCGTGCTGCGGCTGCTGCCGCCGCTGACCATCACGGACGAGCAGGTGGAGGCGGTGCTCGACCGCCTGACGGACGCGATCGAGGCGGCGAGCGCGGGCGAGGGTGCCCGGTGA